A stretch of the Clavibacter sp. B3I6 genome encodes the following:
- a CDS encoding LysR family transcriptional regulator, whose translation METRQLEYLVAVAEERGFTRAAHRLHATQSTVSASVQALERSLGTLLLDRSTSPVSLTAAGERLLPLARAAVAAAVRLESEARETGHELRGRVRLGVFANIDLVDLPRVLGAFHAAHPAVDLQLVTSPRGTRGLADDLAAGRLDIAFVGLPPGDLPRLRLETVLEVPTVLLLPPGHRLAARSRIQARDLTDEVFVDTPAGFGNRVHADRLLAARDVGRRVGIEVADLTAIPRYVEAGLGVALVPLFADPGRCAVHRVAGLDAPWRLSMAVRRDAVLEAATRALLDDLREAHRGVRAVRE comes from the coding sequence ATGGAGACCCGCCAGCTCGAGTACCTCGTCGCCGTCGCGGAGGAGCGCGGCTTCACGCGCGCCGCGCACCGCCTGCACGCCACGCAGTCCACCGTGTCCGCCTCCGTCCAGGCGCTCGAGCGGTCGCTCGGCACGCTGCTGCTCGACCGCTCGACCTCGCCCGTCTCGCTCACGGCCGCGGGTGAGCGCCTCCTCCCGCTGGCCCGCGCGGCCGTGGCGGCGGCCGTCCGGCTCGAGTCGGAGGCGCGGGAGACGGGGCACGAGCTGCGCGGCCGCGTGCGCCTGGGCGTGTTCGCCAACATCGACCTGGTCGACCTCCCCCGCGTCCTCGGCGCATTCCACGCCGCGCATCCGGCCGTCGACCTGCAGCTCGTCACGAGCCCGCGGGGCACGCGCGGCCTCGCCGACGACCTCGCGGCAGGGCGCCTCGACATCGCCTTCGTGGGGCTGCCGCCCGGCGACCTCCCGCGGCTCCGGCTCGAGACCGTGCTGGAGGTGCCGACCGTGCTGCTCCTGCCGCCCGGGCACCGGCTCGCCGCCAGGTCCCGGATCCAGGCGCGCGACCTCACCGACGAGGTGTTCGTCGACACGCCCGCGGGCTTCGGCAACCGCGTGCACGCCGACCGCCTGCTGGCGGCGCGCGACGTCGGTCGGCGCGTCGGCATCGAGGTCGCCGACCTCACGGCGATCCCCCGCTACGTCGAGGCCGGCCTCGGCGTCGCCCTCGTGCCGCTCTTCGCCGACCCCGGCCGATGCGCCGTGCACCGCGTCGCGGGGCTCGACGCCCCGTGGCGGCTGTCGATGGCGGTGCGGCGCGACGCGGTCCTGGAGGCAGCGACGCGCGCGCTGCTCGACGACCTGCGCGAGGCCCACCGCGGCGTCCGCGCGGTGCGAGAATGA
- a CDS encoding iron chaperone — protein sequence MTDGGFSKDEREAMKQRARELREEAKRQKATDKAAAALQGVLDAFAAMPPEERAIAEWLHALVLRHAPDLAPKTWYGFPAYADADGKPVVFFQPGSKFGTRYSTLGFQDPAQLDEGTLWPTSYALTAVDPANEERVAELLRRSVGA from the coding sequence ATGACCGACGGCGGATTCTCGAAGGACGAGCGCGAGGCGATGAAGCAGCGCGCCCGCGAGCTGCGCGAGGAGGCCAAGCGGCAGAAGGCGACCGACAAGGCCGCCGCCGCGCTCCAGGGCGTGCTCGACGCGTTCGCGGCGATGCCGCCGGAGGAGCGCGCCATCGCCGAGTGGCTGCACGCGCTCGTGCTGCGGCACGCCCCCGACCTCGCGCCCAAGACCTGGTACGGCTTCCCCGCCTACGCCGACGCCGACGGCAAGCCCGTCGTGTTCTTCCAGCCGGGCTCGAAGTTCGGCACCCGGTACTCGACGCTCGGCTTCCAGGATCCGGCGCAGCTCGACGAGGGCACCCTGTGGCCGACGTCCTACGCGCTCACCGCCGTCGACCCGGCGAACGAGGAGCGCGTCGCGGAGCTGCTGCGGCGGTCCGTCGGCGCCTGA
- a CDS encoding ring-cleaving dioxygenase, translating into MTATTQGLHHVTAIGGDPQRNVDFYVRAMGLRLVKRTVNFDSPGTYHLYYGDAEGRPGSLLTFFPWQGVPAGRVGAGQSTTTAFSVPAGSLGWWTEHLAGLGVASSTSTTSSEEERLSLRDPDGLGIDLVASSVADPRAPWDSADVPAEHAIRGQHSSVLTVRDPAGTAAVLTDDLGLRLVDERDGRFRFAAGDGGPGAIVDVVAEPGAPQGLTAGGTVHHVAFRVPDRATQQAWRDELADRGHHVTQILDRQYFTSVYFREPGGVLFEIATDTPGFDIDEPLLELGRSLRLPPWLEPSRTDIEAAVPPLRLPDEERAPVAGDVEDAPAGSVA; encoded by the coding sequence ATGACCGCCACCACCCAGGGACTGCACCACGTGACCGCCATCGGCGGCGACCCGCAGCGGAACGTCGACTTCTACGTCCGCGCGATGGGCCTCCGGCTCGTGAAGCGCACCGTCAACTTCGACAGCCCCGGCACGTACCACCTCTACTACGGCGACGCCGAGGGCCGCCCCGGCTCGCTCCTCACCTTCTTCCCCTGGCAGGGCGTGCCCGCGGGACGCGTCGGCGCCGGCCAGTCCACGACCACCGCGTTCTCCGTGCCCGCCGGGAGCCTCGGCTGGTGGACCGAGCACCTCGCCGGCCTCGGCGTCGCGTCCTCGACAAGCACGACCTCCTCGGAGGAGGAGCGCCTCTCGCTCCGCGACCCCGACGGCCTCGGGATCGACCTCGTCGCGTCCTCCGTGGCCGACCCCCGCGCACCCTGGGACTCCGCCGACGTCCCGGCCGAGCACGCGATCCGCGGCCAGCACTCCTCCGTGCTGACCGTCCGGGATCCCGCGGGCACCGCCGCCGTCCTCACCGACGACCTGGGGCTCCGGCTCGTCGACGAGCGGGACGGCCGCTTCCGCTTCGCCGCGGGCGACGGCGGCCCCGGCGCGATCGTCGACGTCGTCGCGGAGCCCGGTGCGCCGCAGGGCCTCACGGCGGGCGGCACCGTGCACCACGTCGCCTTCCGCGTGCCCGACCGCGCGACGCAGCAGGCGTGGCGCGACGAGCTGGCCGACCGCGGGCACCACGTGACCCAGATCCTCGACCGGCAGTACTTCACCTCCGTCTACTTCCGCGAGCCCGGCGGCGTGCTGTTCGAGATCGCGACGGACACCCCCGGGTTCGACATCGACGAGCCGCTGCTGGAGCTCGGCCGCAGCCTCCGCCTCCCGCCGTGGCTGGAGCCCAGCCGCACCGACATCGAGGCCGCCGTGCCGCCGCTGCGCCTGCCCGACGAGGAGCGCGCGCCCGTCGCGGGCGACGTCGAGGACGCCCCCGCGGGATCCGTGGCGTGA
- a CDS encoding MFS transporter, producing MTTELLASPPAPSAARHRLPHAAGFWTTAVAFAVVMAYATVPTPLYALYQQRDGFPTWVLTIVFAAYAVGVVASLFLVGHLSDQVGRRRLTLLAVGVEVFSAVLFLFFPEVPGLVVARLVNGVGVGMLTATATAHLGELHAAARPDAGPQRPATVSGVANIGGLALGPLAGGLFAEYLPAPLVLPHAVFLVLLVLTLIAVALVPETVREPALRRPYRPQRVSVPASARRDFGAAAAAAFAAFAVFGLFSSLTPTFLAATLGQTDRLVAGSVSFAVFAAAAVSPIVFARVGRERQVALSLALLPAGLVMLAAGGILASLLLFVAGGVIAAAGVGLSFRNALATAASLVAPAQRGEVLAAVFLVAYAGMAIPAVIAGVALGWVAPVVVLTAFSAVMLVTTAVSGAALLRVARRC from the coding sequence ATGACCACCGAGCTCCTCGCCTCGCCCCCCGCGCCGTCCGCCGCGCGCCACCGCCTCCCGCACGCGGCCGGCTTCTGGACCACCGCCGTCGCCTTCGCCGTCGTGATGGCCTACGCCACCGTGCCGACCCCGCTCTACGCGCTGTACCAGCAGCGCGACGGCTTCCCGACCTGGGTCCTCACGATCGTCTTCGCGGCCTACGCCGTCGGCGTCGTGGCGAGCCTGTTCCTCGTCGGCCACCTCAGCGACCAGGTGGGCCGTCGGCGCCTGACGCTGCTCGCCGTCGGCGTCGAGGTGTTCTCCGCCGTGCTGTTCCTCTTCTTCCCGGAGGTGCCGGGGCTCGTCGTCGCGCGCCTCGTCAACGGCGTGGGGGTCGGGATGCTGACGGCGACGGCCACGGCGCACCTCGGCGAGCTGCACGCGGCGGCCCGGCCGGACGCCGGTCCGCAGCGCCCCGCCACCGTCTCGGGCGTCGCCAACATCGGCGGACTGGCGCTCGGCCCGCTCGCGGGCGGCCTCTTCGCCGAGTACCTGCCGGCCCCGCTCGTCCTCCCGCACGCCGTCTTCCTCGTGCTGCTCGTCCTCACGCTGATCGCCGTCGCGCTCGTGCCCGAGACCGTCCGCGAGCCCGCCCTCCGGCGCCCGTACCGCCCGCAGCGCGTGTCCGTCCCCGCGTCGGCGCGCCGGGACTTCGGAGCGGCGGCGGCCGCCGCCTTCGCGGCGTTCGCCGTCTTCGGCCTCTTCTCCTCGCTCACCCCGACCTTCCTCGCGGCCACGCTCGGCCAGACCGACCGGCTCGTCGCGGGATCCGTGTCCTTCGCCGTGTTCGCCGCGGCGGCCGTCTCCCCGATCGTGTTCGCGCGCGTCGGCCGGGAACGGCAGGTCGCGCTGTCGCTGGCGCTCCTGCCCGCCGGGCTGGTCATGCTCGCGGCGGGCGGGATCCTGGCGTCGCTCCTCCTGTTCGTGGCGGGCGGCGTGATCGCGGCGGCGGGTGTCGGGCTGTCCTTCCGCAACGCGCTCGCGACGGCCGCGTCGCTCGTCGCGCCCGCGCAGCGCGGCGAGGTGCTGGCCGCGGTGTTCCTCGTCGCCTACGCGGGCATGGCGATCCCGGCCGTGATCGCGGGCGTCGCCCTCGGCTGGGTCGCCCCGGTCGTCGTGCTGACCGCGTTCTCGGCGGTCATGCTCGTGACGACGGCGGTCTCCGGCGCCGCCCTGCTCCGGGTGGCGCGGCGCTGCTGA
- a CDS encoding DUF418 domain-containing protein: MTPSPDSPAPVAYVPPVAAAERMLAPDLLRGIALLGIALANSVYFIADRPLGPLARPTDGTALDHVADALVGTLVDNRAFPLFTMLFAYGFTVILRRQAAAGVDGPRARRLLLRRSLGLMLFGALHVILLFEGDILLGYGILGLALAALYRAPDRAYRTLAWSTAVVFLLVAGTDGLTADAGTGSVLPGDGSTFLGDLAGRAVTLGVVVVGTPVLVGALVPLAAIGVLLGRRGVLEDPVGNLPLLRRLALAGMPVSVLGALPLVVVTVGAIDADPVTLYLLAVLHGATGLGGALGLLGLVGWVVAARIRRGDPARGPVLGALVAVGRRSMTCYLLQSLLFAILLEPWSLGLGVGAGTGRIALIAVGVWLVTVAVAVALARRDLPGPAEWAIRRLAYGRPACGPVAPVSAG; encoded by the coding sequence GTGACCCCGAGCCCCGACTCCCCCGCCCCCGTCGCCTACGTCCCGCCCGTCGCGGCCGCCGAGCGCATGCTCGCGCCGGACCTCCTCCGCGGGATCGCGCTGCTCGGGATCGCGCTCGCGAACTCCGTCTACTTCATCGCCGACCGGCCGCTCGGGCCGCTCGCCCGCCCGACGGACGGGACCGCCCTCGACCACGTCGCCGACGCCCTCGTGGGCACGCTCGTCGACAACCGCGCCTTCCCGCTGTTCACGATGCTGTTCGCGTACGGGTTCACCGTGATCCTCCGCCGCCAGGCCGCCGCGGGCGTCGACGGCCCCCGCGCCCGGCGCCTGCTCCTCCGCCGGAGCCTCGGGCTGATGCTGTTCGGCGCGCTGCACGTGATCCTGCTGTTCGAGGGCGACATCCTCCTCGGCTACGGGATCCTCGGCCTCGCGCTCGCCGCCCTGTACCGGGCACCCGACCGCGCGTACCGGACCCTCGCCTGGAGCACGGCGGTCGTCTTCCTCCTCGTCGCCGGGACCGACGGCCTCACGGCGGACGCGGGCACCGGCTCCGTCCTGCCGGGCGACGGCAGCACGTTCCTCGGCGACCTCGCCGGCCGGGCCGTGACGCTCGGCGTCGTCGTCGTCGGAACCCCGGTGCTCGTGGGCGCGCTGGTGCCGCTCGCCGCGATCGGCGTGCTCCTCGGGCGGCGGGGCGTGCTCGAGGACCCGGTCGGGAACCTGCCGCTCCTGCGTCGCCTCGCGCTCGCCGGGATGCCCGTCAGCGTGCTCGGCGCCCTGCCGCTCGTGGTCGTCACCGTGGGCGCGATCGACGCCGATCCCGTGACGCTGTACCTGCTCGCCGTGCTGCACGGCGCGACCGGGCTGGGTGGCGCGCTCGGGCTGCTCGGCCTCGTGGGGTGGGTCGTCGCCGCGCGCATCCGCCGCGGGGATCCGGCGCGCGGCCCCGTGCTCGGCGCGCTCGTGGCCGTGGGCCGGCGCTCGATGACCTGCTACCTGCTCCAGTCGCTGCTGTTCGCGATCCTGCTGGAGCCGTGGTCGCTCGGGCTCGGCGTCGGCGCGGGCACGGGCCGCATCGCGCTGATCGCCGTCGGGGTGTGGCTCGTCACGGTCGCGGTGGCCGTGGCGCTCGCGCGCCGGGATCTCCCGGGTCCCGCGGAATGGGCGATCCGCCGCCTCGCGTACGGCCGCCCGGCCTGCGGACCCGTCGCGCCGGTCAGCGCGGGATGA
- a CDS encoding Ltp family lipoprotein has translation MPPRPGAVQPKGLAIAALVVGIVAFLSGLVPVFGLIAGAAAVVLGILALRRAQSKGMAITGLSLGAVAALTSLIVTIAFAAAIGTAGTSSGAAPDIETSSEAEAAPTPTPEETDPVVEETTAAAEPAAPAEPAAPAVPAEHATALIKAGTYANSLDMSKAGLYDQLTSEYGEQFTPEAAQYAIDNVQADWNANALAKAKTYREMAAMSPAAIRDQLTSEYGEKFTAEEADFAIQHLDD, from the coding sequence ATGCCGCCCCGGCCGGGAGCCGTTCAGCCGAAGGGCCTCGCCATCGCCGCGCTCGTGGTCGGCATCGTCGCGTTCCTGTCCGGGCTCGTCCCCGTGTTCGGCCTGATCGCCGGCGCCGCGGCGGTCGTCCTCGGCATCCTCGCCCTGCGACGCGCGCAGAGCAAGGGCATGGCGATCACCGGCCTGTCCCTGGGGGCCGTGGCCGCGCTCACGTCGCTCATCGTCACCATCGCGTTCGCCGCGGCGATCGGCACGGCGGGCACGTCCTCCGGTGCCGCCCCGGACATCGAGACGTCGTCCGAGGCCGAGGCCGCTCCCACGCCGACGCCCGAGGAGACGGATCCTGTCGTCGAGGAGACGACCGCCGCCGCCGAGCCCGCAGCCCCCGCCGAGCCCGCCGCCCCGGCGGTCCCGGCCGAGCACGCCACCGCGCTCATCAAGGCGGGGACGTACGCGAACTCCCTCGACATGAGCAAGGCCGGTCTCTACGACCAGCTCACGAGCGAGTACGGGGAGCAGTTCACGCCCGAGGCGGCGCAGTACGCGATCGACAATGTGCAGGCCGACTGGAACGCCAACGCCCTGGCCAAGGCCAAGACGTATCGCGAGATGGCCGCCATGTCGCCCGCGGCGATCCGCGACCAGCTGACCAGCGAGTACGGCGAGAAGTTCACCGCCGAGGAGGCGGACTTCGCCATCCAGCACCTGGACGACTGA
- a CDS encoding SDR family oxidoreductase, with protein sequence MTDTRETPVRTPTARVPAPAAAPRSDGTGRTALVVGATGISGSALVDQLTAEGWDVLALSRRAGADRPGVRGISADLRSAADLRRVLAPERPTHVFFTAWSRQATEQENIDVNGGMVRDLLAALDGAPVEHAALVTGLKHYLGPFEAYGQGSMPDTPFHEDEPRLDAPNFYYAQEDELFAAAARQGFTWSVHRSHTVIGHAVGNQMNMGLTLAVYASICRDLGLPFVFPGSATQWDGLTDVTDATVLADQMVWASTAEAGRDEAFNVVNGDVFRWRWMWPRLAAHFGVEAVGFEDAPRPLEQQMAGYEGEWARIARDAGLVEPDLSRLASWWHTDADLGRDIEVVTDISKSRLAGFTTHHRTLDSFLGLFERYRAEGLIPR encoded by the coding sequence ATGACCGACACGCGAGAGACCCCCGTCCGCACGCCCACCGCCCGCGTCCCCGCGCCCGCCGCCGCACCGCGATCCGACGGGACCGGCCGCACGGCCCTCGTCGTCGGCGCCACCGGCATCAGCGGATCCGCCCTGGTCGACCAGCTGACCGCCGAGGGCTGGGACGTCCTGGCGCTCAGCCGCCGCGCCGGCGCCGACCGCCCGGGCGTCCGCGGGATCAGCGCCGACCTCCGCTCCGCCGCCGACCTCCGCCGCGTCCTCGCGCCCGAGCGGCCCACCCACGTGTTCTTCACGGCCTGGTCGCGTCAGGCCACCGAGCAGGAGAACATCGACGTCAACGGCGGCATGGTCCGCGACCTCCTCGCGGCCCTCGACGGCGCGCCCGTCGAGCACGCGGCCCTGGTCACCGGTCTCAAGCACTACCTCGGCCCGTTCGAGGCGTACGGCCAGGGATCCATGCCCGACACCCCGTTCCACGAGGACGAGCCGCGCCTCGACGCCCCGAACTTCTACTACGCGCAGGAGGACGAGCTGTTCGCGGCCGCCGCGCGTCAGGGGTTCACCTGGTCGGTGCACCGCTCGCACACGGTCATCGGGCACGCGGTCGGCAACCAGATGAACATGGGCCTGACCCTCGCCGTCTACGCCTCCATCTGCCGCGACCTGGGCCTGCCGTTCGTCTTCCCGGGGAGCGCCACGCAGTGGGACGGGCTCACCGACGTGACCGACGCCACCGTGCTCGCCGACCAGATGGTCTGGGCGTCCACCGCGGAGGCGGGCCGCGACGAGGCGTTCAACGTGGTCAACGGCGACGTCTTCCGCTGGCGCTGGATGTGGCCGCGCCTCGCCGCGCACTTCGGCGTCGAGGCCGTCGGCTTCGAGGACGCGCCGCGGCCCCTCGAGCAGCAGATGGCGGGCTACGAGGGCGAGTGGGCGCGCATCGCGCGCGACGCCGGCCTCGTGGAGCCGGACCTCAGCCGCCTCGCCTCCTGGTGGCACACGGACGCCGACCTCGGCCGGGACATCGAGGTCGTCACCGACATCAGCAAGAGCCGCCTCGCGGGGTTCACGACGCACCACCGCACGCTCGACAGCTTCCTGGGGCTGTTCGAGCGCTACCGCGCCGAGGGGCTCATCCCGCGCTGA